The sequence ACCGGATGGTCCAGTTCCACCCAGTACCAGGACCTTCATGCTGGGATTGGCCGGGTTTCTGTAAATATGACGGGGTGCTACGAGGTCTCAAACAAGTTTGAGTGTTGGGTGAGTCCTGTGTGAGGTGGAGTCAAGTCGTCTCATGTTGTCCCTATGTATGCACAGTTCAACCCCTTATCACCTCTGGCTTGGTAACAGTATGACTAAAGAATCTGCTACAGTTTATCATGAAGGCGCCGTGTATTATGCATCGCCGGGTTCCCCGACAACGCATGAAAGATGAACATCAATGCAAAAGTATCTTTGTCGGATGAGTTTTACTCCTTTACATTTGCGATGCCCAACCTGGCAAGTAATCAAGTCTTGGCATTCTGCTCTATAAGCTGTCAGAACTTTCTCGTCATGCTCTTGTGTCTTATTTTATTGGCGCCATCGTGTGGGAACTTgtctggggggggggggggaggggcgTGTGCGTAATGAGCCCATACGAGCGAGTGCACAATAAACACAACTCGCCCGAACCCGAATGATGCGGCCTCCGTACTATAAGTATCAGTTCGCTTACATTCAAGCATTGAGTGCCGGTTTGTAATCTACCGCGGAGGCGCGGATTCAACGAGGCTGCGTTGATTATCAAAGTCCGTGTTGAGCGGTTTTATAGATACGACCCCAGGGGCTGTTGTGATTTTATCACTATATAGCAGATGGCTAGAATTATTTATGCCTCTAATTGCTTAAACCGCTGCTCAATAAACGCAGATACGGGTACGTGACTAGTTGTTCTTCTGGATATCGATAAGAACACTTCACAAGCTTAAGTTCAATCCATGGTTTCTTCTATCGGTACCGGGCTCTTATTTCCCACTCAGTATCTTGCGGCCTAGACCTTGTTTGGAAATAGATCAATGTGTGCGCTTTGGAGGTTTATAAATCAATGCGACAAAATTTATACCCTCTCCCCCTCCGAGCAAGATAATTGTTATGCCTTTTTGTAGATCACTGGTTCTGAGCCATGGTGGTTTACAGCCCCACATATGCATCGTACCGTGAATGGTTTCGATACCTGTTATCAAGAATATATAAACAACCCGTGATCAGCGTATAATACATGTGTACAGGTATGTTTAGAAGGAAGGGGAGCGCTTGTTTGTTCCGCCTGAAAATAAAAATCCCGCCTCCGTTAGGTGTCAGTTACTGCTCAAAAACCATGAGGCATACAGGTGTTAAACAACGATCACGCTTCGCCGTGGAGGCTGACGGTATATGTATCTAGTTCCGTCAGTCCCAGTTCTCAAGGTGGGCGTAAACATGATTTACTAGTATAATTCTTCATAGGAACATATTTGTATTGCAACCAGTCGCCAAAGAGGGCGTTCGAGGTCATGCTGTGCACACATGAATCGGAGTTGGTTCAAATATCCGGGGCCGAGGGCCTGATATTCATTTTTGTGATGATTCGGTTCAAGTAATCGGTGGCGAAGCTTCCCTCCGGCCCAGCAGCTAGATACACCACCTACAACGCTTTGTAAACACAATGCAAGAGCTCGCAATTTACCGTCATAACCTCAAGCTTGAGCGGGCAATTCTCCTACATGATTCAAATCAATGGGCTTCATGCACCACCTGATCACGATGATACGAAGCCCCGCAGAAGTCGTTCAAGTACAGTTGGTAGAAGGACCTCTATACGAGTATGTGTAAACTTTATGAACATCGTACTCCGTGTATACATTCGTTTAGATTGATTGGTCTACTATCGTCCTTAGCTTATTTGATGCTGGTATAATTGAAGCGGTGACCCCATATGATATTAATACACCCTCGGGACTCGTACTCATATAACTGAGGCAAAGTcgctgcgcatatatacatcagTGTGAAGATCCTTGAATTTGAAAGCCTAGGTTACAGACCCTATAGACCCAGAGCGCAGACGCCTATGCAGTCACGTTCGCCAATATATATAGCGATTAACAGGAATATCGAGCGTTGCTGAGATCTGCATGATGAAGCCCGCGCTTGCCATCAGTGTGCCTCAGATATTTACAAAGGTCCTGTGGTGTAGTGCCGTTCAAATTATCAAATTTGTTTCCAACCAAATGGGCGGCACAATGTGCGCCAAATTATTGGCGTAGTAAACGGCCACCTTAGTACGTCTTATTGCCGACCCGTTCATGTGTTTTGAAACATACAGTCAACTGATGTTTCAAAATGATATGTCCGTACGCGGCCTAAACCTCTGTTTGTTGTGGGACTAATGCTACTACTAAGAATTATGTTATCCTGGTACTTGAAGGCTCTGGAAATGACATGCATATAAGTCAGTCACGTAACGAGAACACCATACACGTTTTGGTGTATTCAAGTGAGAACAATAGCCAAACTATGATAGGTCAACTAAAATTCGAAACATTTCTTTAGAAAATTCGTTCTGCCGATCACTCGGTTGACGAGCTCTTCAGTTGTACACTACTGTTAGTTTCCGATCGACACACAAGCAGGTTTGTTTCGGGGATAGGCGTTACTTAGGAGGGATAGTGGGACGCGTGCATTCTCACTTGGTTAATATCATGGGCGTCGTCTCGATCTTAATTCAGTTATGTGGGTCCGTGAGCTGAGATGTAACCTCAATCTTGTATAGCAATACCTTAATAGAATGATTCTAGGGTATTACAGTTAAATATATAACCATAAGAAAGTTTGAGTTCAAGTCTCCTGTTCAAATCTTAATATACATATGTATTCCCTCACGCATGTAATATATGGCCAGGGTGTATCCTAGAGTATCAAACTATCGACTCCGAGCAGATCTCTGAGTCTAGGCCTTACGATATCCCTCACTATCTGACATGAGTACATGCTTACACGTCACCTAGCAGTGGCACTCCACGCGGATCACTCACTCACATGCTCACAATCCCAAACCTGGGTGACGAGTACTGATTGCACATTGGTATCTGATCGTTTCCGTATTCTTTCACCGCAACGTCATCCTTTCCAGGTGCCTCAGCCTCGAGATGGCCTGTACGTCAAAATGTAAGTATTTTTTTTCCAGATGGTACTACAGAAGGTATATGCGAGAGGGATAGGTCGGTGCGTGCACCCAGTCATGTAGTGAGATTCAAAGTCTACCACTGATGATAATCAAGTGTCGGTCGGAACAGCTACAGCTGATAAAGAAGTGTAGCAATCGAGATAGATCATATGCTAAAGTATCACCTGCAAAGTAACTGCAAACTTTGGTAGGGATCGTGATCAAAGCATATAGGAAGGCGTTAGGGAACCTTTGAAACGCAGCCTCGTCCATAATATCATTACtcaaccttgtacagttttGCATTTATTCCGGTCGTTTTGTTCCATTAGGTACGTGTATCGTGGCTGCGCGGGATACGAGAAGTACCAAATACCGACAACGGATTATGAAATGGGGCTGGTTCATCGGAGAGCTAATCATAATGCTGTCCAGCAGCTCTCATTGATCGGTGCTCCATATATCATAATTAATATAAAAAATTAAGTGCTCCGTAATAATATTCATTTCTCGGACTACGTACAAGTGAAAGGCTTGAGGAGGCGAAGTAGCTGGGCTCGAGAATGGAAGTGCTTGTAATTGTAAATCCTTACAGTTTTGTATCACGGGTGTTAATATTGGGTACACAAATTCTCGAGCTTATGTCTATTGGTTAACTGAGAGGTCGGCTTGTTCTCCAGTTGGATTGGGATAGATCGTAAAGTCCCTGTTGGAGAAGCATGGACAGTATCACGTGACAGCGTGTAAGGAGCCCACCAGATTGCTTGGAACTTGGAAGTTTGTGACCTCCCCCAATCGAATTATGAAACCAACGGGCATTAaaatgggggggggggtaacTAGTATAATTAATGGGACGAATATAACCGGGCTGTAATTCAATCTCAAATCGGGTTGAGATcagagctctattgaacatcGTGGGGTGTGGGTATAAGGGAACAAATGAGATGAAAATGCAACCTACGGCATATAGTATATCGATTGATGAATTTACTGGAATATGTGAAAATGATATGGGCCTTTAGCGTCATACTATTTCCGGATCAACGCATTGCGGGGGCAACGGCTCGGTTCTTACCTCGTCTCTAAGTGAGGAATTCCAGCTGCGGTGGCTCAATGTAATACTATCAAACAGCCATCCGTGGCGCCATCCGCCAGCATCGGAGTGATTTCAATTGACATCGCTTTGGTTCCTGCTCCGATCAACCTGTAGACGCTGCCATCACAGCCTTGGCAGACTGTATCTCCTCGGAGACTCATACGTCAATGAGCTTTGAAGTACCGACCGCCATGGCAGTGTGGCATCGAGCCATCTAAGTGACGTCGAACAGAACATTCAGTCACTTTGGAATAGAGGCGATAGTCGGGTATACGGGCGGAGCATATCTGTAATATACTTGCAATGAGGCAAAAGAACCGATTGTAATGTCCCTTTTTGGGAATCTTTTTTATGAGAAATACTATCCATTGGCTCTAAGTTCCGATATCATTCAAGAAGGTGGTACTCATTATGAGTTATGGGCTTATTCTCCCACTTACAATTCTGGGTCCGGCGTCTATGGCCGGAATCTGAATCCAGTCCGATCAGGGTCCAAACCACATAAAGTGCGGGACTGAGGCCCAAGCTGAGCCCATATACAAGCAAACGCGCACCTCAGCTCTCCCACTGGCAACTTGAACTCCCAGGTGAGCTCGCTATAGCTTTCACACGATAGGATCTAACTACTACATTGCAATCTCAAACTTCCCACCCTAACACATACCTGCCTGCTCCCAAAACCTACAAAATACCCCAGCTCGGTCGGTATTTGCTGTCAGTACCAACCTAGCTTCTATCTTCTACGCCTTCTACGCAAGCTTGCTGTCTTGATTGCAACACCTCTCTTCAATAAATTTTAATACTTAACAACCTACACTACCATGTCTACTTTCGGTCGCGCCTTCCGTGTCACCACCTACGGTGAATCTCACTGCCCCTCCGTCGGATGCATTGTCGACGGTGTCCCTCCTGTGAGTAATCGGTTATTTTCGAATATATCCGATGGCCACTGATTACCTTGGCGTTTAACACAGGGCATGCAACTCGTCGAGGCTGACGTTCAGACCCAATTGACCCGCCGCCGTCCTGGTCAGTCTAACTTGACTACCCCCCGTGATGAGAAGGACCAAGTCGTCATCCACTCGGGTGTGGAGCACGGTGTTACGCTTGGTACCCCGATCGCTCTCCAAGTCCGCAACCAGGACCAGCGCCCTCACGATTACACCGAGACCGACTTCTACCCCCGTCCCTCTCATGCCGACTACACCTACCTCGAGAAGTACGGTGTTAAGGCTTCTTCCGGTGGGGGGCGCTCTTCGGCCCGTGAGACCATCGGCCGTGTTGCTGCTGGTGCCATTGCCGAGAAGTACTTGAAGATTGCCTTTGGCATCGAAATCGTTGCTTTCGTCGCCTCCGTCGGCAAAATTCATATCCCTAGCAGCACTGGTGCTGCCGCCACTGGTAAGTATTATAGTGTCTCTTAAGTTTATATCAATATTAAATACCGCATACAGGCGAGAGCGAGGACCCCGACTTTGCTGAGGACGCTCTCTCCCCTGAGTACGTCAAGCTCCTTCAGACTGTCACTCGCGAGGAGGTCGACAAATACACTACTCGCTGCCCTCACCCTGAGACTTCTGAAAAGATGACCCAGGTAGGTAGTTCTGAGTGGTCAGAGGATATCTATCTTATTCCCTATATAGCGCATCCTTCGTGCCAAGGAAGCCCAGGATTCCATCGGTGGTACTGTTGTCTGTGTTATCCGCAACGTACCTGCCGGCCTCGGGGAGCCTGTGTTCGATAAGTTTGAAGCTGAGCTCGCTCATGCCATGCTCTCTATCCCCGCCACCAAGGGCTTCGAAATCGGCTCCGGTTTCAAGGGCTGCGAGGTTCCAGGGTCGCGCCACAACGACCCCTTCGTCGCGAGCGAGGGAGGCCGCCTCCGCACCACCACCAACTGGTCTGGAGGTATCCAGGGTGGTATCACCAACGGCGAAGACATCTACTTCCGGTAAGCTACCTTAAATGAACTCTATAAATACGGTACTTACATGGCATTTAACTAGCCTTGGCTTCAAGTCCCCAGCAACGATCTCTCAGGCTCAGTCTACCGCCCAGTACAACGGTACTGCCGGTTCCCTCGCCGCTCGTGGCCGCCACGACCCTTGCGTTGTCCCTCGTGCCATTCCTATCGTTGAGGCCATGGCCGCTATCGTTGTCCTTGAGTGAGTGTGCATAAGCCTGGAGATATGAAATATGACTGATTGAATTGTTTCCTTCAGCCAACTCTTGCTCCAGCAGGGCCGCAACACTGCTGCCAACCTCCTCCCTCCCGTTACGACTCTCCCTCCTACCATGGTGTTCCCCGGACGTAGATAAGCGGCTTCCGTCGCGCCGAGTGCTGGCACAAACCCCGATGGTCGTTGTTCGGTAGTCAGTAGGAATTGTTATTTGCACAACGCTCATTACTGTGTAACTTGTGTGTATTCTTGAATCTCGGTGTATTGTGCAGTATTTCTAGAAATTCATATCATATTTGGCTTGAATATCGTTTTTGATACGAAGCAAAAAGAAAATGGGACTGTAATACACACGACTACGAAAGCGATGATTAATTAGTACAACGACGAAGGAAAGGAATAACACCGTATCTAACTCGGAAGATAAATGGATACTGTACATGTAAATGTTCGCGTGTTTTACCCCAATCTGGTACCCAATAGCAGATACTATATGAAACCAAAAAGCGCATGCCCAAAAGATTACTCGGCATAGGGATCGTCTACACATAACCCACATGTGAATTGTTCAACTTTATATAACCACCACTATAGCTTGGTTAGAACTGTGTTTCGTATACGTGGGGCAAAAAAATTTATCACTCACATTCCAGTTCATGAGTCTCTTTGGCCACGGCCCAAATATGACATCTTCCTCAGTTTTCCTTGCTGCTCGCCTTGCACGGTCCAGTTCCGCGTCAACATCGATCTCTCTCGCAACCATCGTAGTACTCATTTGAGGCGTTGCACCATAACGGGCTACCCTCGGATGACTTACTAAACCTGTTCGCTCATCGGCCTCGTTGTCAATATCAGTGCGCTCCTCTTCTGATTCGTCTCTCCTACCGCGGGCCTTGCGTGTGTTCCGGCCTCGCGTTGAACTCGGCCGTCGCCGATTTAACCACAAACTCGCCGCCTCGGCGCTCATCATCTCACTTAAACTCTCTCCGGGATGAATACCACTCCCAACGGCGTGCGCAGCGGAAACAGGGCCAACCCCGAATATACGGCCAGCGGCTCCTCTGGATAGTATGCTCTCCTCTGTAGGGCCTCGAAGAGGTGCAGACACGGAAGAAGATTCAGATATAGAGGACGAACGAGAGCCATGATTGGTGGGACTACGTATGGTAGACGCGATTCGAACACGAGATCGGAAGTGCACAAGCCTACTTCGAGAGGGAGGGGGCTGATTGGTTGTTTCGAACTGAGGCTGCAGTTCATGCTCGGGATCACCGTTTGCTTCCAGAGGGATTATGGCTGTTGGGTCGGCGGGGTCAGGGGGGTCCACAGCGACCGTATGAACAACTGGGCTCGACGAGGGCGAGTTGGGGGATTCTCCAGGATGATCGTAAAGTAGGTGTATTCCTGGGTCGTCGTCTACAGTGGGAGGTACATGGTGCTGTTCATTCTCACTCTCAAGGGTTTCGCTAGCAGAGTCTGAATCGCTCTCAATTTCTGATGGCTCTGCTGCTGGAAATTTCTGCGTCGAACCGCGCATCTGTGGGTCAGGCTGTTGCATCCGCTTAAGCTTGGCCTCTGGGAGGGGTGTTTAGAGTGAACATGTCGAAACATATGAAAATATGTACCTAGTCTTGTAAGATACTCCTGGTCTTCTTCATGCTTAGTCTTGAGTGTCCATTGGAAAGGCGCGGCGGGTGTGTTGGTGTTATCTCCTGACTTTGTTGGCCAACTGGAGCCTGAGCTGCTTTCGTCTGATTCTGGCATGAGGATCGTTGTGACTGTAGATGAGATCACACATCCCGTCATGAGGTAAGCTTCATGTCGAGAATGTCATAAGCGCCGATCCGTGGATTGACAGCCTGTGTGGTGAACGTTTGTGTTTGACTATAGCCATTCTCGAAAAAAGATGGCTGAGCCTCGTTGGGCACTCGGCGGACTCTATAAGTTTGTATTTTTGCACTTGGAACCTTTGTCTACTATCACGCCTGCAATTGTTACATTTATATTCCCAGGCGCAACATGGTTTTATAACCAGCTTGTTCCAGGTTTGCCTACAGTTCCCGATTCTGACGTAGACACCCGCGCAAGGATGGCGGTACTTCAGCTCGCCAATTGTTAGTTTGCCTTTGAAGAAGTCTTCATCCATCTACTTATCGAGACTAACCGTTCTGGTATACTTGTTACCAGGCTATATGCTGCTTAGTTTAATGTCCTCATTCGTCTTTCGAGCTATACGTGATGCATTGCCTCATGATCAAATATCGCAGGAGAAAATTGTTGGAGCTACTTTAGTCGCGCTGGCTATTGCGGATGTAAGTTCACTCACAACAAGCTTGAGGGTATGACATTATTAATCATTCAAATGATAGATCACCCAGTACGTACTAGCGCCCCAGTAGTGATTCTGATTGACTTTTTTCTAGCGTTTTGGGGACATTTGTTGCCCTGCCTGCAGACGTGGCCTATACCCCTGGGAGTTGGAATGCGACAACGCACGGCAACATCACATTTACCTTATTCTTGTTTCTAACTAGGTAAGACCAGGTTTAACGGAATAATGATGTCAAGAACTAGGCCCATTGTTATCCACCCTTTTCTACACGTAGGGTCGCTTGGATGCTGAAAATTGGGCGAAGGAAACTTGTAGAACACCGGAAAACGGACTAGGCTGAAAGTAGAGGAGCCCGAGCCCACGGGAATATTTATCGTTTGTACCCCCACTCTTATAACTGATGAAACGCATAATTCTCGGGTTGCAATGTTTAT comes from Rhizoctonia solani chromosome 4, complete sequence and encodes:
- a CDS encoding chorismate synthase: MSTFGRAFRVTTYGESHCPSVGCIVDGVPPGMQLVEADVQTQLTRRRPGQSNLTTPRDEKDQVVIHSGVEHGVTLGTPIALQVRNQDQRPHDYTETDFYPRPSHADYTYLEKYGVKASSGGGRSSARETIGRVAAGAIAEKYLKIAFGIEIVAFVASVGKIHIPSSTGAAATGESEDPDFAEDALSPEYVKLLQTVTREEVDKYTTRCPHPETSEKMTQRILRAKEAQDSIGGTVVCVIRNVPAGLGEPVFDKFEAELAHAMLSIPATKGFEIGSGFKGCEVPGSRHNDPFVASEGGRLRTTTNWSGGIQGGITNGEDIYFRLGFKSPATISQAQSTAQYNGTAGSLAARGRHDPCVVPRAIPIVEAMAAIVVLDQLLLQQGRNTAANLLPPVTTLPPTMVFPGRR